Below is a genomic region from Chloroflexota bacterium.
ATCGCGTTCGTACTGTTCGCGTGCGGTCCCCTCAACCTCGCGTCCGCGCCGACGCCGGAACCGACGGCAACCGCGCGCGCGCCGACCCAGGTCGCACCGACCGCGACGCGCGCGCCGACGCCAGTCGGCAGTGTGCCCGCGTGGTGGGTCAGCGATGTCGCGATGCCGACGAATATAGAATTTACCGGCATCGTGCGCGGCAATGCGACGTGGAGCACCACCGATCTGAACGCGGACAAGCTGCGGGATGATTTCGTGCGCCGCGCGCATACCGCCGGCTACGCGACGACGGTCATTACGAAATCGCAAGGCGCGATCTATGACATTCTGATCGTCAAGGAATCCAACGCGTTCGCGCTGAACATCCTCGTGGGCAGTGACAAGACGATTTTGACCGGCAGTCGCGTCGGCGTGTTCCATCTCAAAGCGACTGGCGCGGCGAACCTCGAAGTGGATTTGCCGATGCGTACTCGCGTGGACATTGCGCCGGGGAGCGAGATTTCGATTGGTACTTCGATTCCGAATTCGCAATGCCGCGAGTGCGAGTATTTCATCAACATTCACATTGCGCCGTTCAAAGGCGCGGGCACGTACGATGGCAAGCCGGGGATTTCGATCATTGACTTGCAAGTGATTCCGGGCGTGCGCTTCGATCAAGAGGATTATCGCTGGGCGCAGAGTTGCGTCGTCGTCGTGCGCGATGCGTTGGGAGGAACGTTCGACTGTCGCGGATTGCAAAACGTGTACGATCAAACCAAGCTGATTGACGTGAGCGGCAGTTGGCAACAACCGGCTCAGTAATTTTCGATTTCTGATTTCTGATTTTGAAATCAGAAATCAGAAATCATAAATTCTTTTCCGGGGAATCGAGAATGATCGTTACCGGTCCGTCGTTGAGAATCGTAACGAGCATGCGCGCTTGGAATTGACCGGTCTCGACCGGGATGCCTTGCTCGCGCAAGAGCGCGACGAAACGCGCGATGAGCGGCTCGGCGATCTCGGGTCGCGCGGCGTCAACGAAATCGGGGCGACGCCCGCGCCGCGCGTCCGCGTAGAGTGTGAACTGGGACACGACGAGCGCGCTCGCGCCTACATCGCGTATCGAGAGATTGAACTTGCCGTCGGCGTCTTCAAAGATGCGGAGCGTCGCGATTTTTTGCGCGAGCCACTGCGCGTCGCGCTCGGCATCGTCGTGCGTCACGCCGACGAGCACGACCAAGCCCGCGCCAATCGCGCCGATCACCTGGTCGTCCACATGCACACTGGCTTGTCGCACACGTTGTATCACTGCGCGCATTGCGCCCCCTTGCTTAAAACAAAAATGTTTGTTATGATGCCGCCGCAGTTCAATTGGAGTAACGAATGATCAAATTGTTGATGACATGGGATATTCGCAACGGTAAG
It encodes:
- a CDS encoding D-tyrosyl-tRNA(Tyr) deacylase, with protein sequence MRAVIQRVRQASVHVDDQVIGAIGAGLVVLVGVTHDDAERDAQWLAQKIATLRIFEDADGKFNLSIRDVGASALVVSQFTLYADARRGRRPDFVDAARPEIAEPLIARFVALLREQGIPVETGQFQARMLVTILNDGPVTIILDSPEKNL